The Stigmatella ashevillena genomic sequence CTGGATTTCGAGGGCGAGGTCTGCGTCATCCTCGGAGACACGCCCCAGGGCACGAAGGTCGAGCAGGCGGGCAAACACATCCGGCTGCTGATGATCTGCAACGACGTCTCGCTGCGCAACCTCATCCCGGACGAGCTGGCCAAGGGCTTTGGCTTCGTGCAGAGCAAGCCCGCCACGGCCTTCGGCCCCTTCGCCCTCACGCCGGATGAGCTGGAGCCCGCGTGGAAGGAGGGGCGGGTGCACCTGAGGCTGCGCTCCACCCTCAACGGCGAGCTCGTGGGCGATACCGACGCAGGCCCGGAGATGCACTTCTCCTTCCATGAGCTCATCCAGCACCTCTGCAAGACGCGGGGCTTCACCGCGGGCACCATCCTGGGCAGCGGCACGGTGTCCAACGCGGACCGGGCCCGGGGCATCTCCTGTCTGGCCGAGCGCCGGATGATCGAAACCATCGAGGAGGGCAAGCCCCGCACGCCCTTCATGAAGCCGGGGGACACCATCGACATCGAGATGCTGAACGCGGAGGGCCAGAGCCTCTTCGGCCGCATCTCGCAGAAGGTCGTGAAGCGATGAAGCTCTACGGCTACTGGCGCTCGTCCTGCACGTGGCGCGTGCGCATCGCCTTGAACCTCAAGGGCGTGGGCTACACCTACGAGGCGGTGCACCTGCTGAAGGACGGCGGGCAGCAGAACTCGGACGCCTACCGTGCCGTGAACCCCCTGCGCACCGTGCCCACCCTGGAGTTTCAGGAGGGGGGCACGGTGCGCAGGCTCTCCCAGTCGATGGCGATCCTGGAATACCTGGAAGAGCGCCATCCCACGCCTGCCCTGTTACCGGCCGAGCCCTGGGCGCGGGCCCGCTGCCGGATGTTGTCGGAGAGTGTGAACTCGGGCATCCAGCCGCTGCAGAACACCGCCGTGATGCAGTTCGTCAAAAAGGAATTCCAAGCGGATGAGAAGGCCTTCGCGGCGCACTGGAATGTCCGGGGGCTGACGGCCTTGGAAGCGATGGTCCAGGAGACCGCGGGGACTTATTGCATCGGTGAGCAAGTGTCGTTCGCGGATCTGTTCCTGGTGCCTCAGCTCTACGGGGCGCGCCGTTATGGAGTAGATCTCTCGCCGTACCCCACGCTCACCCGCATCGAAGCGGCGTGCGAGAGACTTCCCGCCTTCCAGGCGGCCCATGCAGACCGGCAGCCCGACGCAGTCCCTGCCTGAACGTTTTCTCCCTTTTTTCCAAGGAGCCGACCATGGCCAAGATCGAATCGCTGGGCATCAAGACCATCGAGAGCGTGCACTGGTATGTGCATGACCTGGAGCGCAGCCGCCGCTTCTATACACAGGGGCTGGACTTCGCCGAGCTGGGCGTGTCCTCGCCGGAACTGGAGAAGGCAGGCAGGCAGAAGTCGGCGGTTTTCCAGGCAGGCGACGTCGTGCTCATCGTCAGCCAGCCGGTGGGCGAGGGAGGGCGTGCTTGGCGCTACCTGCGCAAGCACCCGGATGGAATCGGCACCGTCACCTACGAGGTAGAGGACGTGGAGAAGGCGTTCCGCCTGCTGGAGGCGCGCGGGGGCACCTTCATCACGGACATCCTGCGCTTCGAGGACGGGCAGGGGGGCCGACTGGCCATGTTCTCCATCACCACGCCGTTTGGTGACACCACCTTCCGCTTCGTGCAGCGCGATGGTTACCGCGCGCTCTTCCCGGGCTTCGTGGCGCACGACAAGCCCAAGGGGGGCAAGAACCGCTTCGGCTTCGGCCACATCGACCACATGACGGCCAACTTCCAGACGATGCGGCCCATGCTCTTGTGGATGGAGCACGTGATGGGCTTCGAGTCCTTCTGGGGCATCGAGTTCCACACGGAGAAGGAAGGCAACGTCAAGAAGGACCATGGCTCGGGGCTTCGCTCCGCGGTGGTGTGGGATCCGAAGAGCGGGGTGAAGTTCGCCAACAACGAGCCCCTGCGGCCCTTCTTCAAGTCCTCGCAGATCAACGTCTTCAACGAAGACCACCGCGGCGATGGCGTGCAGCACCTGGCGCTCACGGTGAAGGACATCCTCACCTCGGTGAGGGAGCTGCGCGACGCGGCGGGCATCCAGTTCATGCCCACGCCGGGCTCGTACTACGACTTGCTGCCCGAGCGCATCCAGCGCATGGGCATCAAGAAGATCGACGAGGACATCAACGCGCTGCGCGAGCTGGAGATCCTCATCGATGGGGACAAGGAGCACAGCTACCTGCTCCAGATCTTCATGAAGGAAGCGGCGGGCCTCTACAAGGACCCGGCGGCCGGGCCGTTCTTCTACGAAATCATTCAGCGCAAGGGGGACAAGGGCTTCGGCGGCGGCAATTTCCGCGCGCTGTTCGAGAGCATCGAGCGCCAACACAAGGCCGAAGGGCGGATCTAAGCCATGTTCGAGCGCCGCGTTGTCGGCAAGGTGCCCCGAAAGCACCACATCCAGCTCAAGGATGAGAAGGGGGCGCTCCTCCATGAGGAGTGCTTCACCCGCGACGGTTTCGAGGGGCCATACACCATCGCCTACCACCAGAAGCCGCCTCACACGCAGAGCCTGGCGGTGGCGGCGCATGGGTGGAAGGCCCCCGAAGCCATCACCGGGCGGCCCCTCGCCAAGAGGCACTACAAGTCCCAGGAGATGAAGCGCGTGGGGGGAGCCCCCGTCGATGCGCGCGTCCCGTTGCTCTTCAACGCGGACTTGACGCTCGGGGTTTTGCACCCCACGGAGCCAGACCCCGTCTATTTCAGCAATGGGGATGGGGACGACCTCTTCTAC encodes the following:
- a CDS encoding fumarylacetoacetate hydrolase family protein, which produces MKLATLKDGTRDGRLIVVKRDNSAYALATNVALTLQAALDDWEVREPQLRALAAQLEAGTVQSRPLDVGALLAPLPRAYEWLDGSAFLNHVLLVRKARGAEPPATLKTDPLVYQGGSGEFLAPTADIPLADEAWGLDFEGEVCVILGDTPQGTKVEQAGKHIRLLMICNDVSLRNLIPDELAKGFGFVQSKPATAFGPFALTPDELEPAWKEGRVHLRLRSTLNGELVGDTDAGPEMHFSFHELIQHLCKTRGFTAGTILGSGTVSNADRARGISCLAERRMIETIEEGKPRTPFMKPGDTIDIEMLNAEGQSLFGRISQKVVKR
- the maiA gene encoding maleylacetoacetate isomerase — translated: MKLYGYWRSSCTWRVRIALNLKGVGYTYEAVHLLKDGGQQNSDAYRAVNPLRTVPTLEFQEGGTVRRLSQSMAILEYLEERHPTPALLPAEPWARARCRMLSESVNSGIQPLQNTAVMQFVKKEFQADEKAFAAHWNVRGLTALEAMVQETAGTYCIGEQVSFADLFLVPQLYGARRYGVDLSPYPTLTRIEAACERLPAFQAAHADRQPDAVPA
- a CDS encoding 4-hydroxyphenylpyruvate dioxygenase family protein, with translation MAKIESLGIKTIESVHWYVHDLERSRRFYTQGLDFAELGVSSPELEKAGRQKSAVFQAGDVVLIVSQPVGEGGRAWRYLRKHPDGIGTVTYEVEDVEKAFRLLEARGGTFITDILRFEDGQGGRLAMFSITTPFGDTTFRFVQRDGYRALFPGFVAHDKPKGGKNRFGFGHIDHMTANFQTMRPMLLWMEHVMGFESFWGIEFHTEKEGNVKKDHGSGLRSAVVWDPKSGVKFANNEPLRPFFKSSQINVFNEDHRGDGVQHLALTVKDILTSVRELRDAAGIQFMPTPGSYYDLLPERIQRMGIKKIDEDINALRELEILIDGDKEHSYLLQIFMKEAAGLYKDPAAGPFFYEIIQRKGDKGFGGGNFRALFESIERQHKAEGRI